The genomic stretch GCTCGCGCTCGATCATCTGCCCGATGCGCTCGGGGTCTTTCTGCTGGCGGCGATCCCAGCTCCCGCCGGGGAACATGATCGAGCCGGGAGCGACGGAGTTCACCCGAATGCGGTGCTTGGCGAGGTCGACGGCCATCTCCTTTGCGAGCCCGATCATCGCTGCCTTGGCCGCCGTATACGGGCCGCTGGTGCAGTACTCGCGGCCGCAGATGCTGCTGATGTGCACGATGGAACCGCCGCCGTGATCCTTCATCCATGCGACCGTGTGCTGGCTGCACCACACGGCAGACATCAAGTTGAGATCGAGGATCTGCTTCCACTGTGCGGCGGTCGCGGTGTCGAACGGGCCGGTGCCGAGCGAGCCACCGGCGTTGTTGATGAGCACGTCGAGCGCGCCGAACGCGTCGAGCGCGGCCTTCACGGCGCGTGACGCGCCTTCCTCGGTCGCGAGATCGCAGCTCGCGGCGGCGACGGCGGCGCCCTGCCCTTGCAGCTCCGCGCGCGTGCGCTCGAGGTCTTCGGTGCCGCGCGCGACGAGGAACACCTTCGCGCCCTCGCGCGCGAGCGACTGCGCCGTGGCTTTGCCGATGCCGCGACTCGCGCCCGCCACGAGCGCGACCTTGCCCTGAAGTCCGAGATCCATGCGGCGCAGCTTGTCATTCGGCTCGCGTGTGCTTCAACACCTTCGCCGCGCCGTCGCCACTCGGGCCAACGGGCAGCGCCTCGAGCAGGCGCGCGGCCACATCCGCCACGCTCTCACCGCCGAGGATCGCCAGCGGCGCCAGGTTCTGGGTGAGCGCGCCCGCGAGCTGCTGGTTGCCCAGCATCTTCAAGGTCGCGACGAGCTCCGGCGCCATGGCCTCCATCTGCGCGCGGAACGCGGCGGTGCGCGACTCCAGCGCCTGCCGCTCCACCTGTGCGCGCCGCTCGGCCGCTGCCGCCTCGGCCTGCGACGAGAGCTCCAGCGCCTGGGCGTCGTTGCGCGCCGTCGCCAGCTTGGTCACGCGATCGAACTCGCCTTCCGATTCGGCCTGCACCACGGCCAGCGCGCGCTGCGCCTCTTCGAGCTTCACTTCGGATTGGAGCGTCTGCAGCTTGGCGGCGTTGACGGCGCGGTTCACCTGCTCGCGCAACTCTTCATCGGCGAGGCGCAGCTGCTCCTGGCGCCGCCCAACCTCGGAGACGATGGCCGTGCGCTGTGCATCGGCGAGCAGCTTCTTCACGTCGCCGTCGAGGATGCGCACCTCGAGCACCTCCACGTCGTAGACGAGCATGCCGTTCTCTTCGAACACGCGGCCTGCGCGGCGCTCGTTCTCCTTCTTCTCGCCGAGCACGGCCGAGCGGATGATCTCCGCGGAGCGCGCGTGGAAGGCGTCGATGGGCGCGCCGCGCACGGTGGCGCGGATGATCGAGCCCAGGTGATCGCAGAGCAGCGCCACGTAGTTCTTCACGTTGAACCAGCGGCCATCGTCGGTGCCCTCGCGGCTGGTGAAGCTCACCCGGTAGCTCAGCGCCACCTCGAGCTCCACGTGGTCCGCGGTACGAACCCGGATGACGTCGCTCACCTTGTTGCCGTCGGTCTGCAAGAAGCAGGTGGTGAGCAGCGCCGCGTCGGTCTTGGGCTTGCCGGTGGAGAGCGTGAGCACCTCCAGCTCCTCGTCGTAGTCGAGGATGCGCACGGCCGGCCCGCGCACGACCTCACGCTTGGCGCGCCCCACCACCAGCACGGCGTAGCTCGGCGGAATGCTCACGGCCACCGCACGCGCGGCGTCGTGCGCGATGAGCCCGTAGAGCTGCGCGGTGTTCGGATCGAGCGGCCGCTTCACGACTTCGATCTGCGTCGGATCCGGCAAGAACATCTTCGGACCGGTGACGGTGTGCATCCGTCCGCTGGCGAGGTGGCGGATGTACAGGCCCTCCTTGTCTGCGAGCGGAATGGGCTGCACCTCGCCGAGCACCTCGAGGTTCTCGCTGGGGAAGAAGA from Deltaproteobacteria bacterium encodes the following:
- a CDS encoding SDR family oxidoreductase; the protein is MDLGLQGKVALVAGASRGIGKATAQSLAREGAKVFLVARGTEDLERTRAELQGQGAAVAAASCDLATEEGASRAVKAALDAFGALDVLINNAGGSLGTGPFDTATAAQWKQILDLNLMSAVWCSQHTVAWMKDHGGGSIVHISSICGREYCTSGPYTAAKAAMIGLAKEMAVDLAKHRIRVNSVAPGSIMFPGGSWDRRQQKDPERIGQMIERELPWKRFGKPEEVAEAVTFLCSPRASWVTGACITVDGAQGRAF